From Streptomyces cyaneogriseus subsp. noncyanogenus, the proteins below share one genomic window:
- a CDS encoding acetylxylan esterase produces the protein MALFDLPLEELRTHRSASTEPEDFDAFWSKTLQEAREHDLDARFEPVDTGLTTVQVYDVTFAGFGGHPVKGWLILPAGAREPLPVVVEFIGYGGGRGLPHEHLLWASTGRAHFVMDTRGQGSAWGGGGGTADPAGGAPAYPGFMTRGIDAPEHYYYRRVFTDAVRAVEAARSHPLTDAARTVVTGVSQGGGITVAVGGLVPDLAAVAPDVPFLCDFPRATTLTDRHPYREIGLYLKTHRGRTQDALRTLSYFDGVHFAARGRAPALFSTALEDQTCPPSTVFAAFNAWAHEDKTIEVYDFNDHEGGGPFQEAAKVRWLPSYA, from the coding sequence ATGGCCCTGTTCGACCTTCCGCTCGAGGAACTCCGGACGCACCGCAGCGCGTCCACGGAGCCCGAGGACTTCGACGCGTTCTGGTCCAAGACCCTCCAGGAAGCCCGCGAGCACGACCTCGACGCCCGTTTCGAGCCGGTGGACACCGGCCTGACCACGGTGCAGGTCTACGACGTGACGTTCGCCGGGTTCGGCGGCCACCCCGTCAAGGGCTGGCTGATCCTGCCCGCCGGGGCGCGCGAACCGCTGCCGGTGGTCGTGGAGTTCATCGGCTACGGAGGCGGGCGCGGTCTGCCCCACGAGCACCTGCTGTGGGCCTCCACGGGCCGGGCGCACTTCGTGATGGACACCCGCGGCCAGGGCAGCGCCTGGGGCGGCGGGGGCGGCACCGCGGACCCGGCCGGCGGCGCTCCGGCGTACCCCGGTTTCATGACCCGCGGCATCGACGCGCCGGAGCACTACTACTACCGCCGCGTCTTCACGGACGCCGTGCGGGCCGTCGAGGCGGCCCGTTCCCACCCGTTGACCGACGCCGCGCGTACGGTGGTCACCGGTGTCAGCCAGGGCGGCGGCATCACCGTCGCGGTCGGCGGGCTGGTGCCTGATCTGGCGGCCGTCGCGCCCGACGTGCCGTTCCTGTGCGACTTCCCGCGGGCGACGACGCTCACCGACCGGCACCCCTACCGGGAGATCGGTCTGTACCTGAAGACGCACCGGGGCCGCACGCAGGACGCGCTGCGCACCCTGTCCTACTTCGACGGCGTGCACTTCGCGGCGCGCGGGCGGGCGCCCGCGCTGTTCTCGACGGCCCTGGAGGACCAGACCTGCCCGCCCTCGACGGTCTTCGCGGCCTTCAACGCCTGGGCGCACGAGGACAAGACGATCGAGGTGTACGACTTCAACGACCACGAGGGCGGCGGACCGTTCCAGGAGGCCGCCAAGGTGCGCTGGCTGCCGTCCTACGCCTAG
- a CDS encoding EstA family serine hydrolase, whose translation MSGREAQVHGHCDPRFSAVRTAFEENFRDRGELGAAVTVLVDGVTVVDLWGGWADAARTRPWQRDTLVNVWSTTKGPVALCAHLLADRGLLDLDAPVAAYWPEFAAAGKEKVLVRHLLSHRAGLCGLREPHSAAQLYDWELTTGRLAAMEPWWEPGTRSGYHALTYGHLVGEVVRRVSGLRPGAFLEREVTGPLGLDFTIGLPEEDSGRAAELVPPPAPPAGERAGLRARLTPAALAALANPAVGAAEAGTPEWRAAEIPAANGHGTARAVAALYGVFAGRGSYDGRRFLSPQAAERVREGQGACRDLVIGAGFEGETEAGLGLWLSGPNGSYGPNPRAFGHDGFGGSCGLADPEAGVSIGYVMNRMGPRIADDPRKMALVDAVYRAL comes from the coding sequence ATGTCCGGGCGCGAGGCACAGGTTCACGGTCATTGCGATCCGCGGTTCTCGGCGGTGCGCACGGCGTTCGAGGAGAACTTCCGCGACCGCGGCGAGCTGGGCGCCGCCGTGACCGTCCTGGTGGACGGCGTGACGGTGGTGGACCTGTGGGGCGGCTGGGCCGACGCGGCCCGCACCCGGCCGTGGCAGCGGGATACCCTGGTCAATGTGTGGTCGACGACGAAGGGCCCGGTCGCGCTGTGCGCCCACCTCCTGGCCGACCGGGGGCTGCTGGACCTCGACGCGCCGGTCGCCGCCTACTGGCCGGAGTTCGCCGCGGCCGGCAAGGAGAAGGTCCTCGTACGGCATCTGCTGTCCCACCGCGCCGGGCTGTGCGGGCTGCGGGAGCCGCATTCCGCCGCGCAGTTGTACGACTGGGAGCTGACCACGGGGCGTCTGGCGGCCATGGAGCCCTGGTGGGAGCCGGGGACCCGGTCGGGCTACCACGCGCTGACCTACGGCCATCTGGTCGGCGAGGTGGTGCGGCGGGTCTCCGGGCTGAGGCCCGGGGCCTTCCTGGAGCGGGAGGTGACCGGCCCGCTGGGCCTCGACTTCACCATCGGCCTGCCGGAGGAGGACTCCGGCCGGGCGGCGGAGCTGGTGCCGCCGCCCGCCCCGCCCGCCGGTGAACGGGCGGGCCTGCGCGCGCGGCTGACGCCCGCGGCCCTGGCCGCGCTGGCCAATCCCGCGGTGGGGGCGGCCGAGGCGGGCACGCCCGAGTGGCGGGCCGCGGAGATCCCGGCCGCCAACGGGCACGGCACCGCGCGGGCCGTCGCCGCGCTGTACGGCGTCTTCGCGGGCCGCGGCTCGTACGACGGACGCCGTTTCCTGTCCCCGCAGGCCGCCGAGCGGGTCCGCGAGGGGCAGGGCGCCTGCCGCGATCTGGTCATCGGCGCCGGGTTCGAGGGCGAGACGGAGGCCGGGCTCGGGCTGTGGCTCAGTGGCCCGAACGGCTCGTACGGGCCCAATCCGCGGGCCTTCGGGCACGACGGCTTCGGCGGGTCCTGCGGGCTGGCGGACCCGGAGGCCGGGGTGTCGATCGGTTACGTGATGAACCGGATGGGGCCGCGCATCGCCGACGACCCCAGGAAGATGGCGCTGGTGGACGCCGTCTACCGCGCCCTGTGA